GGTCAAGGAAATAATCGACCGCTGCCGCGCGCTGCCCTTCGACACAGAAGTCGTCGTCGTGGACGACGGCTCGAGCGACGGCACGCGCGACGTCCTCGCGAAAGAGAACGGCGCCGACGGCGTAACGGTTTGCTACCACGAGAAGAACCGCGGTAAAGGCGCCGCGATACGGACCGGCGTCGAGAAATGCACCGGCGATATCGTCGTCATCCAGGACGCCGACCTCGAGTACATGCCCGAAGAATTCCCCGCGCTGGTCCAACCTATCGTCGACGGGTACGCCGACGTCGTTTACGGCTCGCGCTTCCTGGGGACCCACCGCGTATTCAAAGTCGTCCATTACTTCGGCAACAAGTTCCTGACTCTCGTCACGAACGTCCTCTACGACACCATGCTCACCGACATGGAAACTTGCTACAAAGCGTTTCGCGCCGCCGTTATAAAAAACGTCGACATCAAATCGGACCGCTTCAACTTCGAACCGGAGATAACGGCCAAAGTTTTCAAACAGAAAAAACTCCGCGTCTACGAGATGCCTATCTCGTACCACGGCCGCGATTACGACGAGGGTAAAAAGATAACCTGGTTCGACGGCATACCGGCGCTCTGGGCCCTCATCAAATACCGCTTCACCGATTAAATATGCTGGCGTTCCTTGTGGCGGCGTGGTCGGTGGCCGTCAAGTGGCCGTTACCGTTGCTCTTTGACACGCTGTTGCTCCGACCTATATGCCGCACGGCGCTCTATACCAGCGGTTCATATTATAAACGTTTACTGAAAGGCTCAGGTGGCAACCCGAAAGAATAGGGGGTCGCGGTGAAAGCCGTTGTCGTCAAAGGCGGGAAACTTTCGTTGGACGCGTCGTACGCCAAACCCGCGCCGGAACGCGACGAAGTCATAGTCAAGGTCCGGTACGCCGGCGTGTGCGACACCGACGTCCAACTGGCGTCGGGATACATGTCGTTCGAAGGCGTCCCCGGCCACGAGTTCGTGGGGGTCGTCGAGGGCGGCTCGGAGGCGTGGCTCGGGAAGCGCGTCGTCGGCGAGATCAACTGCGCCTGCGGCGTTTGCAGCCATTGCATCCAAGGCCGGGGCAACCATTGCACGTACCGAACGGTGTTGGGCATCAACGGCCGCGACGGCTGCTTCGCCGAATACATAATGTTGCCGACGGCTAACCTGCACGAAATCCCGGACGACGTACCCGACGAAAAAGCGGTCTTCGTGGAGCCGCTGGCGGCCGCGGTCAACGTCGTCGAATTGACCCACGTCCCGCCGACGTACGAGGTAGCGGTCGTGGGCGACGGCAAGATCGGCCTGCTGGTCGCGGAAGTGATAAGCCTGAGCGGCGCCGCGGTAGCCGTCGTGGGCCATCACCCCGGCCGCGCCGACAAGCTCGCCGCTATGGGCCGCGCCGTCCCCATATTGCGGCCCGACGAGGCGCCCGACGGCCACTACGACGTGGTGGTAGAGTGCACCGGCGCCGCCGACGGCTTGCAGCACGCCCTCCGCTACGTACGGCCGCGGGGCACCGTCGTCCTTAAGACCACCGTCGCGGACCCGTACAACGTCGACCTCGCGCCGGCGGTCATTAACGAGGTTACGGTGGCCGGGAACCGCTGCGGGCCGTTCGCGCCGGCGTTGAGGATGATAAGCGAAGGCCGCGTCGACCCCACGCCGCTTATTGAGGAAATCCACCCCGTAGAAGACTTGCCGGACCTTCTGGCGCGCGGCGCCCCGGGCCTTAAGCACCTTATAAAGTTCGAATAAAAAAGCGGCCTCAAGGCCGCTTCTTCCATCTCAAGCTTCGGCGGGAGAACGACTAACCCGCGGCCCCCTCCAGCTTCTTTATCCGCTCCTCCAGCGCGCGGATGCGCCGCGCCTGTAAGAAGTCGCCTATCAAATTAATTACGTACAACAACGTCAGGAACGAAAGCCATATCGCCACCCATCTCATCTCGTCTTCCTCCGTTCAGTCGAACAACGTCCAGTTAAATCCCACGTACGTCCGCATCCGCCGCGGTACCGAGTAGCCGGGCCGTATCACGTAGTCGCGCGCGCCGTTTATGTTCTCGAGGTTGCAGTATAGCTGAAACGAGACCACCGCGACGGAGAAGTGCGCGCCTACTTGCCAGTACGCCGGCAGCTCGTACCGGTAAGGTATCTTGAAGTACGGATACGGCTCGACGACGTACTCCGGCGACTCCGGCGCGACGTTGCGCCTTATGCCGGTGTACTCGAGGCGAGCCTCGGCCCGCAGCCTTAAATCATCTTTGAGAAAACCTTTTTGGAATCCCAACTTGCCGAAGGCGCGATGCCGCGGCACGAACCCTACTTCCTCGCCGCCGGCGCGCACCGCATCGGTTAAACAATAGCTCGCGCCCCAATCGAACCACGGCGGCAGCTTACCCTCGGCCGAGGCCTCCACGCCCCGGCGCGTAAGCTCGGCCGTCCACAACCCTTCCCCGTCGAGGTAGACGTCCTTGCCGCGGTTGTAGAAATACGCCAGGCCGGCCTCGGCGACGTTTGTGCGGTAAAAGCGCGCCCCGGCTTCATAACCGAGTTCCCGCGTTACCTCCTCGCGCCTTCCCAATTCCGCCGCCGCGGGAAGCCGTACGCCGCCGTTCAAAGACCCGTAGAACTTAACGGCTCGCGCCAGCAACGCCGACGCCGCGACGCGAGGGCTAAACGCGCCGCCGACGCCCGCCAGCGCGTCGTAGCTCGTCCCGGCCGCCAGGTAAACGCCGCCCGCGGGCCTGATTTCTTCTAAAACCCTGCCCGATACGAGAACGGCCTTTTCTCCCGCGTCGGCCTCGCCGCGGAGGCCGCCGGCCGCCTCCACCGTAAACGCGCCGCCGGCGGCGTGCGGCAACGTGTACGAAACGCCGCCGCCCTCCTCATAAGCCCGGGTTTGATGCAGCCGCCGCTCCTCGGCCTCGTGGAACCAACTCCGCGTCGTAACGTAGTATCCGCGCGCGCGTAAATCGCCCGCGCCCCAGCGCCGCCGGCCGGCCGCGCGTAGCCGGTCTTGCCAGCCCTTCTGTAACCCGGGCGCTTTGGGGGCCGTTAACCGAGAGCGGTATTCTTCCCACTGCCAAGGCGGCAGCACGCTCTCGTCGGACGCGTAATGGCCGTAGGAGACGTCCAATTCGCCGACTTCGCCCCAACGCCGAGCCACGCGGCCGTCGACGTTGGTGGAGGTGTCGCGGTCGCGGGTGTTGGGTTCCGCCGTAAGTATGCGATTGCCGCTCGCGAAGAGGTCTATCCCCCGCACCGTCATGCCGAAGTTGAAGCGGTAACGTTCGGTATCGAAAGAACCGTCGGACGCCGATAGCAGCGCGCGCGCCGATTCGCGCGGGCCCTTCATCGTCTCGACGTTGACGACGCCCGCGACGGCCCGGTCGCCGAACCGGAACGACGCCGGCCCGTTTATAACCTCCACCCTCGCGACCGCCTCCATCGGGAAAACCTTCAAGTCGGCCCAGCCGGTGGCGAGGTCGTTCACCGGAACGCCGTCCACGAGCAGCAACACCTCCCGGCCGCTCGAGCCCCGGAAACGCGGCGTCATCGTCGGGCCCTCGCGCCCCGGAACGTACTCGACGTAGATGCCGGCCTCTTCCTCCAAGACCCGGCCCAACCACAAATATCCCCTATTACGCAAGACCTCGCCGTCCAGAACGCGCGCCGTCCCGGCGAACTCGCGCGCGAGGACGGGGACGTACCCGCCGGCGGTAACCGTTTCGCTGCCGGCGTAACGCTCTTCAGCCGGCGGCTCGAGCTTATAATAATAGGGGTAGTCGTCGTCGGCCGCCGCACCGCCGCCGTACGCCGCAATACATAAGGCCAACGCGGTTTTCCTTAACATAACGTCGCGAGGTTATCATATAATTTCGGCATAATCAAAAGCAAACGAAACGCCGACGCTATGCCGCAAGAGGAAGACGACGAACGTTTCATGATGGAAGCCCTGGCCGCCGCCGTAGAAGCCGGGGCCGACGGCGAGGTCCCGGTCGGGGCCGTAATCGTATCGGAAGGCCGCGTCATCGCCCGGGGCCGGAACCGAACCGAAGCCACCCGCCAGGCCGTAGCCCACGCCGAACTCGAGGCGCTGCGAAAAGCGAGCGGCGTCGCGGGCGATTGGCGGCTGAGCGGATGCACGCTCTACGTAACGCTCGAGCCTTGCCCCATGTGCGCGTTCGCCGCGGTCCTGGCGCGTCTGGGCCGCGTCGTCTTCGGCGCGGCGGACCCGAAATTCGGCGGCTGCGGCTCCGTCGTCGACGTCCCCGCGGCGCCGTTCAATCACCGCCTAGCCGTTCGCGGCGGCGTCCTCGCCGAGAAATGCGCCGCTTTGCTGCAGGAATTCTTCCGGGGTCGCCGCGAGGAGGAGCGAAACGCTAAACAACCGTAATCGGTTTAAGTGATATAAGTTGACTTATTTAGTATAGTATGCCATTATATAACATTGTATGACTTTATCCACCCCGCGCTAACACCTGTTAAACCAACAATATAACTAAATAAGGGGATAGTATATGGGGATAAATAGACGCGAATTCTTCCGGGATTTGGGGCTCGCCGCCGGCGCCGCGGCCCTTTTAAGCCGCGAAGCGTTCGGGGCGGACGAGGCCGTGTGGCCGTACGCCCCCCTAAAAACCGCCGACGTTATAGTCTGCGAGGGCACGGCCTACAAGACGCTACTGACCCGTGCCTTCGATAAACTGGGCGGCCTGAAGAAATATATCAAGGGCGGCGACAGCGTACTGGTCAAACCGAACATCGCCTGGGACCGCGCCCCCGAGTACGGCGCCACCACCAACCCGTTCGTCGTCGCGGCGTTGGTCGAGCTCAGCCTTGCCGCCGGCGCGGGCGAGGTTAAGGTCTACGACAACACGTGCGCCAACTGCCGCCGCAGCTACGACTCGAGCGGCATCGCCGACGCGGCCCGCGACGCCGGCGCGAAAGTCTCGTACGTCGACACCGCGCTGGGAAAAACCGTAAATATCCCGAACGGCGTCGCCGTAAAAAAAGCCGAGGTCTACGCCGACGTCCTGGACACGGACGTAATAATCAACGTCCCGATTGCCAAAGACCACTCCCTCTCCCGCCTCACCCTCGGGATGAAAAACCTGTTGGGGATACTGGTCGAGAACCGCGGCCGCTGGCACCAGCGCATAAACCAAAAGCTCGTCGACCTGGCCCAAGTGGTAACGCCGACGCTTACCGTCATCGACGCCACGCGCATTATGACCGCCAACGGCCCAACCGGCGGCGAATTAGGTTACGTGAAGCGCCTTGACAAGCTCATCGTAACGACGGACGTGACCGCCGCCGACGCCTACGCTACCACCCTCTTCGGCCTCGAGCCCACGGACCTCGGCGTCGTTAAAGAAGCCCGCAAGCGGGACTTCGGCACCGCGGACGTCGAGCGTATGAACGTCTCCAAGGTCACGGCCTAAATATGCCTCCGGGCGGTTGGGAATGGTTCCGCCGATTGAGCCAGGTTGCGTTCTTCGGCGCGGCGTGCGTTTTAATCGTCGCGACGAACTACCCCCTCGAAGCTGACCTCCCGTACGACATAATTCCCCGCTTCTCGCCGCTTCTGGCGGCAACGGCTATGGCCGCGAGCCGCGCGGTCATAACGGCCTTCTGGCCCGCGCTCATAGTCGTGGCGTTGACGCTGCTGCTCGGCCGGGCCTTCTGCGGTTGGGTTTGCCCGGTGGGCGCGCTGCTCGACGCCGGCGACTTCGTCATCGCCAAAGTATTTCGCAAACGCCGGCGCGAGGGCGAAAAAGTCAGCCACCGACGGTGGCGGATCCTCCTGCTCGTAGCGCTGGTGGTATTCGCCGCGTTCGGCATCCCGCTCGCCGGTTGGTTTGACCCGCTCGCGCTATTCCCCCGCACCCTCGCGACGTCGATAATACCGTACGCCTCCATCGGCCTCGACAAGCTCACGTTACTCTTGTACGACGTCCCGAGATTGGAATCGTTCGCGAGCGCCGTACGGCAACGCGTCGTCGCCGAAAACGTCACGCTCTTCCCAGGGCACATCGTCGTCGCCGCGGTCTTGGCGGGATTGATACTCCTCGGCTTCGTACGTCGCCGCTTCTACTGCCGGTACGTCTGCCCGACGGGCGCGCTGCTTAGC
This region of bacterium genomic DNA includes:
- a CDS encoding glycosyltransferase family 2 protein encodes the protein MKLSIIIPVFNEEATVKEIIDRCRALPFDTEVVVVDDGSSDGTRDVLAKENGADGVTVCYHEKNRGKGAAIRTGVEKCTGDIVVIQDADLEYMPEEFPALVQPIVDGYADVVYGSRFLGTHRVFKVVHYFGNKFLTLVTNVLYDTMLTDMETCYKAFRAAVIKNVDIKSDRFNFEPEITAKVFKQKKLRVYEMPISYHGRDYDEGKKITWFDGIPALWALIKYRFTD
- a CDS encoding TonB-dependent receptor produces the protein MLRKTALALCIAAYGGGAAADDDYPYYYKLEPPAEERYAGSETVTAGGYVPVLAREFAGTARVLDGEVLRNRGYLWLGRVLEEEAGIYVEYVPGREGPTMTPRFRGSSGREVLLLVDGVPVNDLATGWADLKVFPMEAVARVEVINGPASFRFGDRAVAGVVNVETMKGPRESARALLSASDGSFDTERYRFNFGMTVRGIDLFASGNRILTAEPNTRDRDTSTNVDGRVARRWGEVGELDVSYGHYASDESVLPPWQWEEYRSRLTAPKAPGLQKGWQDRLRAAGRRRWGAGDLRARGYYVTTRSWFHEAEERRLHQTRAYEEGGGVSYTLPHAAGGAFTVEAAGGLRGEADAGEKAVLVSGRVLEEIRPAGGVYLAAGTSYDALAGVGGAFSPRVAASALLARAVKFYGSLNGGVRLPAAAELGRREEVTRELGYEAGARFYRTNVAEAGLAYFYNRGKDVYLDGEGLWTAELTRRGVEASAEGKLPPWFDWGASYCLTDAVRAGGEEVGFVPRHRAFGKLGFQKGFLKDDLRLRAEARLEYTGIRRNVAPESPEYVVEPYPYFKIPYRYELPAYWQVGAHFSVAVVSFQLYCNLENINGARDYVIRPGYSVPRRMRTYVGFNWTLFD
- the tadA gene encoding tRNA adenosine(34) deaminase TadA, which encodes MPQEEDDERFMMEALAAAVEAGADGEVPVGAVIVSEGRVIARGRNRTEATRQAVAHAELEALRKASGVAGDWRLSGCTLYVTLEPCPMCAFAAVLARLGRVVFGAADPKFGGCGSVVDVPAAPFNHRLAVRGGVLAEKCAALLQEFFRGRREEERNAKQP
- a CDS encoding DUF362 domain-containing protein, coding for MGINRREFFRDLGLAAGAAALLSREAFGADEAVWPYAPLKTADVIVCEGTAYKTLLTRAFDKLGGLKKYIKGGDSVLVKPNIAWDRAPEYGATTNPFVVAALVELSLAAGAGEVKVYDNTCANCRRSYDSSGIADAARDAGAKVSYVDTALGKTVNIPNGVAVKKAEVYADVLDTDVIINVPIAKDHSLSRLTLGMKNLLGILVENRGRWHQRINQKLVDLAQVVTPTLTVIDATRIMTANGPTGGELGYVKRLDKLIVTTDVTAADAYATTLFGLEPTDLGVVKEARKRDFGTADVERMNVSKVTA
- a CDS encoding alcohol dehydrogenase catalytic domain-containing protein; the encoded protein is MKAVVVKGGKLSLDASYAKPAPERDEVIVKVRYAGVCDTDVQLASGYMSFEGVPGHEFVGVVEGGSEAWLGKRVVGEINCACGVCSHCIQGRGNHCTYRTVLGINGRDGCFAEYIMLPTANLHEIPDDVPDEKAVFVEPLAAAVNVVELTHVPPTYEVAVVGDGKIGLLVAEVISLSGAAVAVVGHHPGRADKLAAMGRAVPILRPDEAPDGHYDVVVECTGAADGLQHALRYVRPRGTVVLKTTVADPYNVDLAPAVINEVTVAGNRCGPFAPALRMISEGRVDPTPLIEEIHPVEDLPDLLARGAPGLKHLIKFE